Below is a genomic region from Sneathia vaginalis.
AAGAAATTAGAAAAGCTTTCCCTAACCTACCTCTAATTGGTGGTAATATTGTAACAAAAGAAGCTGCAAAAGACTTAATAGATGCTGGTTGTGATGCTGTAAAAGTTGGTATAGGACCTGGATCAATTTGTACAACTCGTGTTGTTGCAGGTGTTGGTATGCCACAATTAAGTGCTGTTATGGAAGTTAGTGAATACTGTAATTCTAAAGGCATAGGAGTAATAGCTGATGGAGGTATAAAGTTATCTGGAGATATAGTTAAGGCTTTAGCTGCTGGTGCTGATTGTGTAATGCTTGGTGGCTTATTAGCTGGTACAAAAGAATCACCTGGTGAAGAAATCTTATACAACGGTAGAAGTTACAAGAGTTATGTTGGTATGGGATCTCTTATTGCAATGAAAAGAGGAAGTAAAGATAGATACTTCCAATTAGAAGCTGCAACAGATAAATTAGTCCCAGAAGGTATTGAATCTATGGTTCCAACTAAAGGTAGTATAAAGGATACAGTATTTCAATTATGTGGTGGACTACGTGCTGGTATGGGATACTGTGGTACAAAGACTATCGCTGAATTAAAAGTTAATGGTAAGTTTGTTAAAATTACTAATGCTGGACTTAAAGAATCACATCCTCACGATGTAATTATAACAAAGGAAGCACCTAATTATTCTGGAGCAAAATAATGCTAGATAGATATTTAAAATTAAAAGAATTAGTAGAAAAATATTCATATTACTATTATGAAAAAAGTGAAACACTAATCTCTGATGAAGAATTCGATAAGCTTTTAAAAGAACTTGAAGATATTGAAAAACTACATCCTGAGTACAAAAATCAAAAGTCACCCACTCAAGTTGTTGGTGGTTTTGTTAATACAAAATTTACTAAAGTTAGACATAATAAACCTATGCTAAGTCTTGCTAATACATATAGTATAGAAGATATTAAAGACTTCGATACTAGGGTTAGAAAAATATTAAATAGACCTGTTATCTATGTATTAGAGTTAAAATTGGATGGAATTAGTATAGATTTACAGTACAAAAAAGGAAAACTTGTACTAGCCTTAACTCGTGGAGATGGTATTTTTGGTGAAGATGTTACAGATAATGTTTATCAAATACAAAATATACCTAAAATTTTAAAAAAAGATATAGACATTGAAGTTAGAGGTGAAATAATCTTACCTATTTCTGAATTCAACAGAATCAATAGAGATAGAGAAGCTAATGGTGAACAAGTATTTTCTAATCCAAGAAATGCAGCTAGTGGTACTATACGTCAATTAGATTCAAGTATAGTTGCAAGTAGAAAACTTTCTTGCTTCCTATACTATGTAATAAATACACAAGATTTTAACATTACTACTCACCTTGAAAGTATCAATCTTTTAAAAGAACTAGGTTTTGAAACTGCCAATGTTTTTGAAACATATACTGATTTTTCAAGTATGAAAAAAGCTATAGACGAATGGGACATAAAAAGAAAAAAATTAGACTTTGAAACTGATGGACTTGTTCTAAAAGTTAATGACTTATCTACATATGATATGCTTGGTTATACTGCTAAAAGTCCTAAATGGGCAATAGCGTATAAGTTTAAACCAGATCAACTATATACCAAAATTTTATCAGTTGACTATCAAGTAGGTAGAACTGGTGTAATAACCCCAGTAGCTAATTTTAAGCCTATTAATCTTTCTGGATCTATTGTTAAAAGGGCCTCAATGCATAATTTTGATGAAGTAGAAAAAAAGGATATTAGAATTCATGACACTGTCTTGGTTGAAAAAGCTGCTGAAATAATACCACAAGTTGTTAATGTTGATTTTTCAAAAAGAACAGGTTTAGAAGAAAAGATTATAGAACCTAAATTTTGTCCCGCTTGTAATGAAAAACTATATAAATCTGATAAATTAGTTGCTATTAAATGTATTAACCCCTTCTGCCCTGAAAGAATTATGCGATCTATTGAATATTTCACTTCAAGAGACTGTATGAATATCAAGGGATTGGGTGAAAAAATAGTAAAAAAATTAATTGATATTGGTTTAATTACTAATATATTGGATATATACAACCTACATAATTTTAAAAATGAATTAATTACCTTTGATAAGATGGGACAAAAGAATGTAGATAATTTAATAGGTAATATTGAAAAATCTAAATCTAATTCTTTTAGTACTGTACTTTATTCTTTAGGTATACCCTATGTAGGTAAAACTACAAGTAACCTAATTTGTGATAATATTACAGATATTGATAAACTAATTAATGCTAGCTTTGATGACTTAGTTAGTATAAAGGGTATAGGTGATAAGGTTGCAACTTCTATCATCGAATACTTTAAAGAAAAAAATAATATACGCCTTATTAAAGGCTTGCAAGAAATAGGCTTTGTACTTGAAACAAAACAAAAAGAAAAAAAATACAATAAATACATTAGTGGAAAAACATTTCTTGCAACTGGTACACTTAAAGAATTTACAAGAGATGAAATAAAGGATATAATCATAACTAACGGTGGTAAATACTTATCTAGTGTATCAAAAAATTTAAATTACTTAATTGTTGGTGATAAAGCTGGTTCTAAGTTAGAAAAAGCAAAGAAATTAAATATTGCCATACTAACAGAACAAGACTTATTAGATATGATAAAATAAAACAAAATAAAAGGAGACACTTATGGCAAACACAATTATACCTAAAGGATATAAATCAAAACATACTATACTTGAAACAGAAATATTAATTAAATTAATTAAAGACTTCTTTCAAGTAGAACTTGCAAAAGAATTAAAATTAACAAGACTTTCTGCACCACTTTTCGTTAGAAAAGAATCTGGATTCAATGACACTTTAAATGGTGTTGAAAGACCAGTTAGCTTTGATATGTTAGAAGAACCAGGAAGACAAATAGAAATAGTTCACTCTCTTGCAAAATGGAAGAGATTTGCATTAAAAAGATATGGTGTACAAACTGGTTATGGAATTTATACAGATATGAATGCTATTAGACGTGATGAAGAATTAGATAATCTACACTCTATTTACGTTGACCAATGGGACTGGGAAGCAATAATAACTAAAGAAGATAGAAATATTGACTTCTTAAAAACTATGGTTAAAAAAATATACAGTGTATTTTTAAGAACTGAAGATATGTTATCTAAAAAAATACCTGATTACAAAAAATTCTTAAGTAAGGATATCTTCTTCTTAACTTCACAAGAATTATTAGATATGTATCCTAATCTTAGTCCAAAAGAAAGAGAAAAAGAAATAGCTAAAAAATATGGTGCTGTTTTCATTATGAAAATAGGAGATCTTTTATCTAATGGACAAAAACATGACGGACGTGCTCCTGACTATGATGACTGGAAATTAAATGGAGATATTATTGTATATAACGAAGTTTTAGATATACCATATGAATTATCTTCTATGGGTATTAGAGTTGATAAAAAAGCTTTATTAGAACAATTAGAAAAAGCTAATGTAAAAGAACAATCAAACTTCCATAAAATGCTATTAAATGACGAATTACCATTAACTATAGGTGGTGGAATAGGTCAATCAAGAATTTGTATGTTATTCTTAAAAACTGCCCATATAGGTGAAGTTCAAGCATCTCTTTGGACAAAAGATATTGAAGAAGCTTGTGAAAAAGCAGGTATCAATCTATTATGATAGGAAAATTAATTGTTATAGAAGGTACTGATGGTAGTGGTAAACAAACACAATCTAATCTTTTGTATGAGAATTTATCAAATTTAGGGTATAAGGTTAAAAAAATTACTTTCCCTAATTATGAAAGTAATGCTTGTTATCCTGTTAAAATGTACTTAAATGGTGAATTTGGTAATAACGATGATGTAAATGTTTTTGCATCATCTACCTTCTATGCTGTTGATAGATATGCTTCATTTAAGACTACATGGGAAAAGCTATATAACGAAGGGTATATAATAATAGCAGATAGATATACTATTTCTAATATTATACACCAAGGTAATCGTATAACAGATGAAAAAGAATTTATGGAATACAATAAGTGGATAATAGATCTTGAATGGAATAAATTTAACCTTCCTACTCCAGACTTAATAATTCTATTGGATATGCCTTATACATATTCAAATCTTCTTATAAAAAATAGAAAAAATAAGATAAATGGAAGTATGAAAAAAGATATATTAGAAGCTGATGAAAAACAAAAAAAGCGTGCATATGATGTTACAAAAAAAATTGCTAAAATGTACGATATGAAAATCATTAATTGTACAATAAATGATAGTATAAAAGATATAGAAGATATTCAAAATGAAATACTAAAATTTGTAAAGGAGATTATTAAATGATACAAATTTTAAAAGGTATGAAAGATATACACTATGATAATATGGATAAGTTTTCTTTTGTAACTAAGACAGCTGATGAAGTATTTACAAGATATGGTTACTCAAGAATAATTACACCCATATTAGAAGAACTAGACCTATTTAAAAGATCTGTAGGTGATGAAACAGATGTAGTTTCTAAAGAAATGTATGTATTCAAAGATAAAGGTGATAGAAATGTTGCACTAAGACCTGAGGGTACTGCTGGTGCTGTAAGAGCATTTTTAGAAGCTAAATTATACAACATACAACCAGTTACAAAATGGTACTATTACGGAAGTATGTACAGATATGAAGCTCCTCAAAAAGGAAGATATAGAGAATTTAATCAAACTGGTGTTGAATGCTTTGGAATTAGAAATCCCCTACTTGATGCAAGCCTAATATCTATGGCTTTAGAATTTTTAGATAAGCTAGGTATTAAAAATTTAACTCTTGAAATTAATAGTTTAGGGAATAAGGAATCTAGAGTTAAATATATTAAAGCTCTACAAGAATACTTAATTAAAAACTATGATAAATTATCAGAAATATCTAAAGTTAGATGCTATAAAAATCCATTAAGAGTTTTAGATTCTAAAGATGATGATGAAATTGTTAGTAATGCACCTAGCTTATACGACTACTTTGATGATGAAAGTACCAAGTACTTTAAAGATGTTTTACACTACCTAGATAAATTTAATATTAAATATGTGGTTAATAACAAGCTTGTACGTGGTTTGGACTATTATAGCGATACTGTATTTGAAATTAAATCAAACGCATTAGGTTCTCAATCAACTGTATTAGGTGGTGGTAGATATGACAAGCTAATTGAAAACTTAGCGAATAAGTCTATACCTGCTATTGGTTTTGCTGCTGGTATAGAAAGAATCTTACTATTACTAGATGAAACCCTACTACCTAAAAAGAAAGAAAAAATCTTTATAGCCTACTTTGAAGAAACTAAAGATTACTTGTTTGATGTCTTAAATGAATTAAAAGACTGTGATGCAGAAATTAATTATGAATATACTATTAAAAACTTTAGTTCTCAAATGAAAAAGGCTAATAAGTTAAATGCTTCTCGTGTTTTAATACTAGGTGAAGATGAATACAAGAATAATAGTGTATCAATTAAGGACTTTGAAACTGGTTTACAAAAGACTGTAAAATTAAATGAATTGAAAGGAGAACTATAATATGTATAGAACAAATAAGCTAAATGAATTAAGAATAGCTGATTGTGGTAAAACTGTTACTCTTTCAGGTTGGGTATCTACTATACGTAATCTTGGATCATTTGCATTTATTGATTTACGTGATAGATATGGAATTACACAAATTTTAGTTAAAGATGACCTTACCGACTTAGTTAAAGATATTAAAAATGAATATGTCTTAAAAGTAACTGGTTTAGTACAAGAAAGATCTTCTAAAAATCCTAAATTAGATACTGGAGATATTGAAGTATTAGCTAATAGTATAGAAATTTTAAGTAAGTCTAAGGCCTTACCGTTTGAAATTAATGATGAAGAAGTTGCAAATGAAAGTTTAAGACTAAAATACAGATATCTTGATTTAAGAAAACCTAGAATGTTAAATAATATTATTAAAAGAAATACTATGCTATTCTCAATGAGAGAATTTCTAAACCAAAATGGCTTTCTAGATATTGACACACCAGTACTAGCTAAAGCTACACCAGAAGGTGCTCGTGACTTTATAGTCCCTAGTAGAATTCAAAAAGGAAGTTTTTATGCTCTTCCTCAATCACCTCAATTATTCAAACAAACTCTTATGATTGCTGGTCTTGATAAATACTATCAACTAGCTAAATGTTTTAGAGATGAAGACTTAAGAGCTGATAGACAACCTGAATTTACACAATTGGATATAGAAATGTCATTTGTTGAACAAGAAGATATAATAAATATGGCTGAAAAATTAGCTAAAAAAGTATTTCATGATGTAACTGGTAAGACTATTGACTATACTTTCCCTCGTATAGAATACAATGATGCTATGGAATTTTATGGATCAGACAAACCAGATACAAGATTTGAAATGAAGTTAATAGATATTAAAGACTGTGTTCAAAACAAAGGATTTAGTATCTTTGATAATGCTGAATATATAAAGGCTATTGTAGTTAATAAGCTACTATCTAGAAAAAATGTTAAAGACTATGAAGACTTTGTTAAGACATATTATCACGCAAAGGGTCTAGCCTTCGTTAAAAAAGAAAATAATGAATTAAGTTCACCAATATTAAAATTCTTTGAAAAAGAAACAATTGATAAGTTAGAATCTGTACTTCATTTAGAAAATAATGAAACAGCTCTAATAATCTCAGACACAAAAGAAATAGTTTTATCTAGTCTTGGTGCTCTACGTCTTAAGATTGCTGATGAACTTAACTTAATTGATAAAGATAAATTTAACTTCTTATGGGTTGTTGACTTCCCTATGTTTGAATATAGCGAAGAAGAACAAAGATATAAGGCATGTCACCATCCATTTACTATGTTGAAAAAGGAAGATATTCCTCTATTAGAAAAGAATGACTTAAAATATATTAAGTCTGACACTTATGACATAGTACTTAATGGATATGAAATTGGTGGTGGAGGTATTAGAATACATGATTCTAATCTTCAATCATTAGTATTCGATAGATTACTAATTGATAAAGAACAACAAGTAGATAAATTTGGTTTCCTACTTGAAGCACTAAAATACGGAGTTCCACCTCATGGGGGACTAGCATTCGGTATTGATCGTTGGTTGATGGTTATGCTAAATCAAAATTCTATTAAAGAAGTTATACCATTCCCTAAGACAAATAAAGGACAAGATCTATTAACTGATGCTCCTAGTGATGTTGACGAAAAGCAATTAGAAAAGGACTTACAGTTAAAAAAATTATAGACAATATTATGTTTAACTGATATAATAAATTATAAAACTAGAGTTTAGAGTACTAACAAATTTTTGGGCTTTACTCAAATTTACTGGGGGTGTCCCTAGATTACGTGCCTCAGGTTAATCACGAATGACTTAGAGCTTAAACGGATTCTGTACACGTTTTCTAAATACCTGCCACTTGTCTTTTCGTAAAAGGCATCCAAAAATTTGGTACTAACTCTAGTTTTTATTATGAGGTGATTTATGGGTATTATTAAAATTCTTGATGAAAATGTTTCTAACATTATTGCCGCAGGTGAAGTTGTTGAAAATCCTGCATCTATGCTAAAAGAACTCTATGAAAACAGTGTCGATGCTAAAAGTTCTAGTATAGAAATCAGTATGAAAAGTGATTTAAGCTATTTTAAAATTGTTGATGATGGTATAGGTATGAAAAAAGAAGACGTATACCTATGTATACAACGTCATGCAACATCTAAATTACAAAAAAAAGAGGATATATTTAATCTTAAAACATTTGGTTTTAGGGGTGAAGCACTTGCCTCTATTTCTAGTGTTTCAAAATTATGTATATCAAGTAAAACAGATACTGATAAACTAGGTACGAAAATAACGGTATATGGTGGGAATATAATAAACGATACAAGTGTTGCAATGAAGACTGGTTGTATTATTGAAATACGTGATCTATTCTACAATACACCAGCTAGAAAAAAATTTTTAAGAAAAGAAAAAACTGAAATAAGTGCAATAAAAGATATATTAGTTAAATTGGCTCTGTCTAATCCAATAATTAAAACTAAATTAATAATAGATTCTAAAGTAATATTCTCAACTTCAGGAACTAACATGGATAATACCATAATAGAACTACTAGGTAAAAATATATTTAAGAATTTAAAAAAGTTTAAGTATGGCTATCTTGGTAATCAAGAAATTTACCGTGGCACTAAAAACTATATCTACACCTACATAAACAATAGATACTGTAAATCTAACATAATTGAACGTGCAGTAATTGATGGATACTATACCAAATTAATGAAACATAAATACCCTTTTGCACTCATTCTATATGACATAGACCCTACGCAAATTGATGTGAATGTACATCCCTCAAAAAAGATTATTAAATTTTCAGATGATAAGATTGTATACAAGCAAATTAGAACTAGTATAGAAGAATTTTTCTATGAAGATGATAGAAAAACCTATACTCCTGTCATACATGAACAAAAAGAAGTTTCAATAAATGAAAATGTTAGTACAACACAACAAGAATTATTCACATATGATGCTCATGATGATGTCGTAGAAAAAAATAACTATGATATATTAGCCCAAGTATTTGATACGTATATTATAGTAAAAAACAAGGATAGCCTTGATTTTTACGATCAACATGCCATGCATGAAAGAATAACTTATGAAGCACTTAAGGACAAATACTACAATCAACAAATGGCAAAAAAACAGCTACTAATACCTGAGGTAATAGAACTATCTCTTACAGAAAAAAATGTATTACTTGCTAATATTAAAATATTTGAAGATTTTAAATTTGAACTTGATGAAATAAGTGAAACTGAAATAATTATACGTGCTGTTCCAGATTTTGAACTTAGAAACTCAAATGAAAGAATTATTAAAGGCATAATAGAATGCCTAATGGAGAATAAAACTGTTACAGATATTAGAGAAAAAGTAATAATCTCTATGGCTTGTAGAACTTCTATTATGGCTGGTCAAAAATTAAGCTATAATCAAATGACTGAATTAGTTAATAAGCTGCATGAAATAAATAAGTTTAACTGTCCTCATGGTAGACCCGTAATCTCTACAGTAACGAAAAATCAATTAGACAAATTATCTAAAAGAAAAATTTAGTTTTTACTTGTAATTTTTTTTAAAATATGTATAATAAGGTAGGATATTATATGCTAAAAATTAATATAATCACAGTTGGAAAAGTAAAAGAACAGTATATTAACGACGGAATAAAGGAATTTTCTAAACGTCTTTCTAAGTATGTTAGCTTAAAAATTGTAGAATTGGCTGAAGAGGCTGACAATGCCACTTCTGTCGATATAGAATCTAATAGAATATTAGCTTATCTTGAAAAAACTAAAGGTTATACTATACTTCTTGATTTAAAAGGAAAAGAACTTGATTCTGTAGAATTATCTAATAAAATATCTAAACTTACTATTAATTACAGTGAAATATCCTTTTTAATAGGAGGATCTAAAGGAATAAATAATATGGTACGAGAAAAATGTGATTATTCACTTTGTTTTTCTAAGTTTACCTTCCCCCATCAACTATTTAGATTAATACTATTAGAACAAATATACAGATCTATCTGTATAATAAATAATATAAAATATCATAAATAATGGAGGTTGAATATGTACTCATACGATGATGAGTTTACTTACACTATTGACGGAGAATTAGAATATTTTACATGTATTGGAAATGTTAAAATAAAGGATAACGAATATATTATTGGTGAAAATGACTATGGTCAAAAAAGGGCGTTTAAAGTTGACGAGGATGAAGAAGAACTTTACTTACTAGATGATGATGAAGAAGAATATGTTTTTGAATGTTTTCAAAGACAATCATTAGATGAAGATCCTGATTTTGGTGATTTAGATGATGATTATGAATATGAATCAAAATACATAGAAGGTCATAATGATGATGACGATAATGAATTTGATGATTTTGTTGATGACAATGAAAAAAGTAATTATCCTGTATTTGATTATGATGACAATGATGATAAAGATATTTATGATAGTGATATAGATGATGATAGCTTCATAAATGATTTACTTGAAGATGAAGAAGAAGAATAGAAGAAAATGATTAATATAGATATCTGTAGTGTATTTAATTACTATGATAGCAATACTGAGAATATTGATTCATTAAATCTTGAATTTATTAGGTTAAATAAAGAAACTCTTTATTGTGAAAATGAAAAACTCTATTTAATTTTAGAAGAAAATAAGATTACAATAAAAAAAGACGATAAGCTTAGCTATACTAAGGTATTTGACCTTGATAACTATACTACCGCCTTTTTAAAACTTGATAATATGGTTATGAATACTAAAATAAAAACCATATTCTTAAGAAATACTAATAACCATATTAATATTAATGCTAAAGAATATTCAATAAATGATGAGTTCTTATCTGAAATTAATATTAATATATATTTTAAAGGAGAAAATTAAAATGGCTGAACAAACAACTAGCTATATCATGGGTGAAAAACTTAAAAAAGTTCAACAACTACGTGATATGGATATAGAACCTTATGGTAGATTTTTTGATAAAAAAGATATGATAAAAGATATTTGGAACAACAAAGATGATAGCGAACGTATATTTATTACCGCTGGACGTATAGTTTCATACAGAAGAATAGGTAAAAATGGATTTGCTCACTTAAAAGATCCATCAGGTAAGATACAAATATATGTAAATAAAGGTGAAGTTGGCGAACAAGAATATGAAATATTCAAAAATATTGGTGTTGGTGATTTTATCGGTATAGAAGGTAGACTATTCTACACTCAAACTGGTGAATTAACACTAAGAGCTATAAAATACACTGTTTTATCTAAGAATATTCGTCCATTACCTGATAAGGTTCATGGTTTAACTGATGTTGAATTAAGATATAGACAAAGATATGTTGATCTTGTCATGAATGATGAAGTAATGGATACAATGAAAAAAAGATTTAAGATTATTAGCTACATCAGAAGATATTTGGAAAATAAGGGATTTTACGAAGTTGAAACACCTATGCTACATCCAGTTGCAAGTGGGGCTAACGCTAAACCTTTCGTAACTTTCCACAATGCACTAGATCAAGAAATGTACTTAAGAATAGCACCTGAACTATACTTAAAAAGACTATTAGTTGGTGGATTTGAAAAGGTATTTGAAATTAACCGTTCATTTAGAAATGAAGGTATTTCAATTAAACATAATCCAGAATTTACAATGATGGAACTTTATCAAGCTTTTGCTGATTTTAATACCATGATGGATATAGCTGAAGATCTAATATCTTCTCTTGCTTTCACATTATACGGTAAGTATGAATTAGAATATGAAGGTAAGATGATAAATCTTGCTAAACCATGGAGAAGAGTCACTATGGCTGATATAGTAAAGGAAAAGACAGGATTTGATATACATAAGGTTACATCTGATGAAGAAGCTATTAACTTTGCTAAAAGCATAGATATACCTTTAGATCCTAAGGTTAAATACACTAAATATGGTATCTTAAACTTACTATTTGAAGAAAAGGTAGAATCTACATTAATTAATCCTACTTTTGTTACAACTTATCCAAAAGAAATTTCACCTTTATCTAAAAATTCATATAAGAGTGAAGACTGGGTAGATAGATTTGAATTATTCATAACTGGTAGAGAATATGGTAATGCATATTCAGAACTAAATGACCCTATGGAACAAAAAGCTAGATTTGAAGACCAAGTTAAGAAAAAACAAGAAGGTGACGATGAAGCTTGCGATATGGACCTAGACTATATCAGAGCCCTAGAATATGGAATGCCACCTGCTGGAGGTCTTGGAATAGGTATTGATAGATTAACAATGCTATTAACAAATTCTGCCTCAATTAGAGATGTAATCCTATTCCCAACATTAAAGAAAGAAAAGAATATAGATTAAAAAATGCCAGACACATCTGGCATTTTAATTTTGACCTAATCTTTTCATGACTTTTTCAAGTTGTTTTTCTAATCTATTAGTCTTTTCAGTTTGTTCTTTTAATCTATTTTCAAGATCACTAATTCTCTTATCCTTACTATTTACACTACCAAGCATTACTCCAGCTCCAATACCAAAGGCAAGATTACCCTTACTATTAACTGATCCACTTAGTTTGTAGATAAAGTTTTGATTATCATTTGTTCCACTAAATCCAACAGCTACTGCATGAGAACCACCATAATATCCATATGATGCTGCTAAATTAAACTTCTTATCTCCCATTACTTGTGGTAGATTAGCCATAGCCACTGCATTTGATACTCCACCTAAAGCAAGGTCTGATTTCTTATCTACTTCTTTAACATCTTTTTGTAGTTGTTGTATATCACTAGTATTCTTTTCTACTTTTGTTCTAACAGCCTTTAATTGACTTACATTTACTGCATCTTTAGCTTTGACACCATTAGCTACATTTGTTATGACTTTTTCACCATCTTTAACACGTAATATTACATTCTTTTTTTCATCACTTTTTAACTTAGAATATTCTTCTTCAGATAAAACTTTTTCATCTAAAACATATTCAAATGTATTTGAACCTCCAACATTTTCATTTACTTTAAAGGTTGCTATATGTTCTTTTGGTGTTTTAGTTTCTGTTGGTGTAGGTGCAATTTGTGGTGTTACAGCAGGTTTACTAGTATTAGGTTGTGTTGTTTGAGATTGTTTACTAGTTTTATCATCATCTACTGATATATCAATAC
It encodes:
- the hisS gene encoding histidine--tRNA ligase, which gives rise to MIQILKGMKDIHYDNMDKFSFVTKTADEVFTRYGYSRIITPILEELDLFKRSVGDETDVVSKEMYVFKDKGDRNVALRPEGTAGAVRAFLEAKLYNIQPVTKWYYYGSMYRYEAPQKGRYREFNQTGVECFGIRNPLLDASLISMALEFLDKLGIKNLTLEINSLGNKESRVKYIKALQEYLIKNYDKLSEISKVRCYKNPLRVLDSKDDDEIVSNAPSLYDYFDDESTKYFKDVLHYLDKFNIKYVVNNKLVRGLDYYSDTVFEIKSNALGSQSTVLGGGRYDKLIENLANKSIPAIGFAAGIERILLLLDETLLPKKKEKIFIAYFEETKDYLFDVLNELKDCDAEINYEYTIKNFSSQMKKANKLNASRVLILGEDEYKNNSVSIKDFETGLQKTVKLNELKGEL
- a CDS encoding dTMP kinase; protein product: MGKLIVIEGTDGSGKQTQSNLLYENLSNLGYKVKKITFPNYESNACYPVKMYLNGEFGNNDDVNVFASSTFYAVDRYASFKTTWEKLYNEGYIIIADRYTISNIIHQGNRITDEKEFMEYNKWIIDLEWNKFNLPTPDLIILLDMPYTYSNLLIKNRKNKINGSMKKDILEADEKQKKRAYDVTKKIAKMYDMKIINCTINDSIKDIEDIQNEILKFVKEIIK
- the mutL gene encoding DNA mismatch repair endonuclease MutL, with protein sequence MGIIKILDENVSNIIAAGEVVENPASMLKELYENSVDAKSSSIEISMKSDLSYFKIVDDGIGMKKEDVYLCIQRHATSKLQKKEDIFNLKTFGFRGEALASISSVSKLCISSKTDTDKLGTKITVYGGNIINDTSVAMKTGCIIEIRDLFYNTPARKKFLRKEKTEISAIKDILVKLALSNPIIKTKLIIDSKVIFSTSGTNMDNTIIELLGKNIFKNLKKFKYGYLGNQEIYRGTKNYIYTYINNRYCKSNIIERAVIDGYYTKLMKHKYPFALILYDIDPTQIDVNVHPSKKIIKFSDDKIVYKQIRTSIEEFFYEDDRKTYTPVIHEQKEVSINENVSTTQQELFTYDAHDDVVEKNNYDILAQVFDTYIIVKNKDSLDFYDQHAMHERITYEALKDKYYNQQMAKKQLLIPEVIELSLTEKNVLLANIKIFEDFKFELDEISETEIIIRAVPDFELRNSNERIIKGIIECLMENKTVTDIREKVIISMACRTSIMAGQKLSYNQMTELVNKLHEINKFNCPHGRPVISTVTKNQLDKLSKRKI
- the asnA gene encoding aspartate--ammonia ligase; amino-acid sequence: MANTIIPKGYKSKHTILETEILIKLIKDFFQVELAKELKLTRLSAPLFVRKESGFNDTLNGVERPVSFDMLEEPGRQIEIVHSLAKWKRFALKRYGVQTGYGIYTDMNAIRRDEELDNLHSIYVDQWDWEAIITKEDRNIDFLKTMVKKIYSVFLRTEDMLSKKIPDYKKFLSKDIFFLTSQELLDMYPNLSPKEREKEIAKKYGAVFIMKIGDLLSNGQKHDGRAPDYDDWKLNGDIIVYNEVLDIPYELSSMGIRVDKKALLEQLEKANVKEQSNFHKMLLNDELPLTIGGGIGQSRICMLFLKTAHIGEVQASLWTKDIEEACEKAGINLL
- the ligA gene encoding NAD-dependent DNA ligase LigA codes for the protein MLDRYLKLKELVEKYSYYYYEKSETLISDEEFDKLLKELEDIEKLHPEYKNQKSPTQVVGGFVNTKFTKVRHNKPMLSLANTYSIEDIKDFDTRVRKILNRPVIYVLELKLDGISIDLQYKKGKLVLALTRGDGIFGEDVTDNVYQIQNIPKILKKDIDIEVRGEIILPISEFNRINRDREANGEQVFSNPRNAASGTIRQLDSSIVASRKLSCFLYYVINTQDFNITTHLESINLLKELGFETANVFETYTDFSSMKKAIDEWDIKRKKLDFETDGLVLKVNDLSTYDMLGYTAKSPKWAIAYKFKPDQLYTKILSVDYQVGRTGVITPVANFKPINLSGSIVKRASMHNFDEVEKKDIRIHDTVLVEKAAEIIPQVVNVDFSKRTGLEEKIIEPKFCPACNEKLYKSDKLVAIKCINPFCPERIMRSIEYFTSRDCMNIKGLGEKIVKKLIDIGLITNILDIYNLHNFKNELITFDKMGQKNVDNLIGNIEKSKSNSFSTVLYSLGIPYVGKTTSNLICDNITDIDKLINASFDDLVSIKGIGDKVATSIIEYFKEKNNIRLIKGLQEIGFVLETKQKEKKYNKYISGKTFLATGTLKEFTRDEIKDIIITNGGKYLSSVSKNLNYLIVGDKAGSKLEKAKKLNIAILTEQDLLDMIK
- the aspS gene encoding aspartate--tRNA ligase, translated to MYRTNKLNELRIADCGKTVTLSGWVSTIRNLGSFAFIDLRDRYGITQILVKDDLTDLVKDIKNEYVLKVTGLVQERSSKNPKLDTGDIEVLANSIEILSKSKALPFEINDEEVANESLRLKYRYLDLRKPRMLNNIIKRNTMLFSMREFLNQNGFLDIDTPVLAKATPEGARDFIVPSRIQKGSFYALPQSPQLFKQTLMIAGLDKYYQLAKCFRDEDLRADRQPEFTQLDIEMSFVEQEDIINMAEKLAKKVFHDVTGKTIDYTFPRIEYNDAMEFYGSDKPDTRFEMKLIDIKDCVQNKGFSIFDNAEYIKAIVVNKLLSRKNVKDYEDFVKTYYHAKGLAFVKKENNELSSPILKFFEKETIDKLESVLHLENNETALIISDTKEIVLSSLGALRLKIADELNLIDKDKFNFLWVVDFPMFEYSEEEQRYKACHHPFTMLKKEDIPLLEKNDLKYIKSDTYDIVLNGYEIGGGGIRIHDSNLQSLVFDRLLIDKEQQVDKFGFLLEALKYGVPPHGGLAFGIDRWLMVMLNQNSIKEVIPFPKTNKGQDLLTDAPSDVDEKQLEKDLQLKKL